In Chaetodon trifascialis isolate fChaTrf1 chromosome 4, fChaTrf1.hap1, whole genome shotgun sequence, one DNA window encodes the following:
- the bloc1s2 gene encoding biogenesis of lysosome-related organelles complex 1 subunit 2: MAATGDDAAAMDSISRAPAAHSAALNPVASSSSHGEGAEVVAESPAVVPKKPSTNSDGVETAEEAVEPAEPDINELCTDMFEKMSVFLQGELTATCEDYRLLENMNKLTSLKYMEMKDISINISRNLQDLNNKYASLQPYLDQINQIEEQVSSLEQAAYKLDAYSKKLEARFKKLEKR; encoded by the exons ATGGCTGCGACGGGCGACGACGCAGCAGCCATGGACAGCATCTCCAGGGCACCCGCGGCCCATTCAGCGGCTCTTAACCCGGTGGCAAGCTCCAGCAGTCACGGAGAAGGCGCGGAGGTCGTGGCGGAAAGCCCGGCGGTCGTTCCGAAAAAGCCCAGCACAAACA GTGATGGTGTGGAGACGGCAGAGGAGGCTGTGGAGCCCGCAGAGCCTGATATCAATGAGCTGTGCACGGATATGTTTGAAAAGATGTCCGTCTTCCTGCAAGGAGAGCTAACAG CAACTTGCGAGGATTACCGTCTGCTGGAAAACATGAACAAGCTTACCAGTCTGAAGTACATGGAAATGAAGGACATCAGCATCAACATCAGCCGAAACCTGCAGGATCTCAACAACAAGT aTGCCAGCCTTCAGCCATACTTGGACCAGATAAATCAAATTGAGGAGCAAGTGTCTTCACTTGAACAGGCTGCTTACAAACTCGACGCGTACTCCAAGAAACTGG AGGCCAGATTCAAAAAACTGGAGAAGCGATGA